A region from the Azospirillaceae bacterium genome encodes:
- a CDS encoding methyl-accepting chemotaxis protein — protein sequence MTSAAQPAKRTKFVYRIVAFTAVFVALAFSALGYLIYSVSSDTLTAQINTQIKTTGESAADGIQKWLMGRVSLVRNLADEVAVTDPGHVKDLLNGPTLSGIFSPVYYGDNAGVFTMFPALDLPPGYDPRQRGWYKAADAARQTIMTQPYVSASGGNLVLTIASPVMKGGALAGVAAGDLDLVMMKTFLASFDLGGNGQVFLIDGDGTVLVHADKDRVMKKLADGFVIQDHLGHAPEQAGDTLTSFYPIKDLPSAKWYVGVTMDATKAFGPLRSLRTLILAATAATVAVLVVLLGALIYRMVARPINQITQTMTALSEGAIDVAMPALDRRDEIGAMARALEIFKRNATEVTTLHLERTQIQEETERQRRAVAERLANDFEANVSTVLRRVAHSSGQVDAESNHLAAGLQTARQSSDAIRAATDETSTSVETVAVAAEQLSSSIGQIATRVTQSAEIATDTATRAETARRTIEHLAGQMEKITEIVNLITQIASQTNLLALNATIEAARAGEAGKGFAVVASEVKNLANQTAKATEDITAQIEATQQASGRAVAEVRSIAEVSLRAQEVAAGIASAVEQQGAATREISQNATIVARGTRAVTTNIHAVSDVVVDSADRASHVLGTAGELALQLKALDEQVSRFVTAVRAA from the coding sequence ATGACATCCGCCGCACAGCCGGCGAAACGAACGAAGTTCGTCTATAGAATCGTGGCCTTCACGGCCGTATTCGTGGCGCTTGCCTTCAGCGCTCTAGGCTACCTCATCTACTCAGTTTCAAGTGATACTTTAACGGCGCAAATCAATACTCAGATCAAGACGACGGGCGAGTCGGCGGCGGACGGCATCCAAAAGTGGTTGATGGGCCGCGTCTCGCTGGTGCGGAACCTGGCGGATGAGGTGGCGGTGACCGACCCCGGCCACGTCAAGGATCTGCTGAACGGCCCCACGCTCAGCGGCATCTTCAGCCCGGTCTATTACGGCGACAATGCCGGCGTCTTCACCATGTTCCCGGCCCTGGACCTGCCGCCCGGCTACGACCCGCGCCAGCGCGGCTGGTACAAGGCGGCGGACGCGGCGCGGCAGACCATCATGACCCAGCCTTATGTCAGCGCCTCGGGCGGCAACCTGGTGCTGACCATCGCCAGCCCGGTGATGAAGGGCGGCGCCCTGGCCGGCGTGGCCGCCGGCGACCTGGATCTGGTCATGATGAAGACCTTCCTGGCGTCCTTTGACCTGGGCGGCAACGGCCAGGTGTTCCTGATCGACGGTGACGGCACGGTGCTGGTCCATGCCGACAAGGACCGGGTGATGAAGAAGCTGGCCGACGGGTTCGTCATCCAGGACCATCTGGGCCATGCGCCGGAACAGGCGGGCGACACCCTCACCTCCTTCTATCCCATCAAGGACCTGCCCTCGGCCAAGTGGTACGTGGGCGTCACCATGGACGCGACCAAGGCCTTCGGGCCGTTGCGGTCGCTGCGCACCCTGATCCTGGCGGCGACCGCGGCCACGGTGGCGGTGCTGGTGGTTCTGCTGGGGGCGCTGATCTACCGCATGGTGGCGCGGCCCATCAACCAGATCACCCAGACCATGACGGCGCTGAGCGAGGGGGCGATCGACGTCGCCATGCCGGCCCTGGACCGGCGGGATGAAATCGGCGCCATGGCCCGCGCGCTGGAAATCTTCAAGCGCAACGCGACGGAGGTCACCACCCTGCACCTGGAACGCACCCAGATACAGGAGGAGACGGAGCGGCAGCGCCGCGCCGTGGCGGAACGGCTGGCCAATGATTTCGAGGCCAACGTCTCCACCGTCCTGCGGCGGGTGGCGCACAGCAGCGGCCAGGTGGACGCCGAAAGCAACCATCTGGCGGCGGGGCTGCAGACCGCGCGGCAGAGCAGCGACGCCATCCGCGCCGCGACGGATGAGACCTCCACCAGTGTGGAGACGGTGGCGGTGGCGGCCGAACAGCTGTCGTCCTCCATCGGCCAGATCGCCACCCGCGTGACCCAGAGTGCCGAGATCGCGACCGATACCGCCACCCGGGCCGAAACCGCCCGCCGCACCATTGAGCATCTGGCCGGCCAGATGGAAAAGATCACGGAGATCGTGAACCTGATCACCCAGATCGCCAGCCAGACCAACCTGCTGGCGCTGAACGCCACCATTGAGGCGGCCCGGGCGGGGGAGGCCGGCAAGGGCTTCGCGGTGGTGGCGTCGGAGGTCAAGAACCTGGCCAACCAGACCGCCAAGGCGACGGAGGACATCACCGCCCAGATCGAGGCGACGCAACAGGCCAGCGGCCGCGCGGTGGCGGAGGTGCGCTCCATCGCCGAGGTGTCCTTGCGGGCGCAGGAGGTGGCGGCCGGCATCGCGTCGGCGGTGGAACAGCAGGGGGCGGCGACGCGGGAGATTTCCCAGAACGCCACCATCGTCGCCCGCGGCACCCGCGCCGTCACCACCAACATCCACGCCGTCAGCGACGTGGTGGTGGACAGCGCCGACCGCGCCAGCCACGTGCTGGGTACGGCCGGCGAGTTGGCGCTGCAGCTGAAGGCCCTGGACGAACAGGTCAGCCGCTTCGTCACCGCCGTGCGGGCGGCGTAA
- a CDS encoding methyl-accepting chemotaxis protein has protein sequence MPIVKNLSLRLRIVLPLLAVTVLGVAGLIGYAVQVQVTASEGAARRLMTEMAASQSRQIVGVIDEALAAARTDAAWTASLIKGGDLDRAAFGRALNQILHANPAVTGVYAGLEPNADGGDARYKGTDLGDKDGRLMLYAFRRPDGTTGVETTPMTGDPAEENWYHRPLRDGRETVTPPYFYEVGHTQVLMTTVVAPVVVDGKALGVATADLSLKRIQADVGALRPWGDGYALLLSGDGQWIANPDAAVLGKPAQAGWARGLLAAVADGGPHEGAFVDPVTKAEMTVVMVPVHFGRAGEVWGFAVAAPRATILVEVWATRDRLMVVGGLVLAVVCGLATLIGTNLSRPLQVMTAVMGRLAGGDTGVAVPSRDRGDEIGAMSRAVQVFKEQSIHMAEMRERQQALEARAAAERRQATLDVAGNFESEVAGLVRALGSAVRTMTGVADGLNRTAAAVVREADEMQGEAQQASANVQTIAAATEELSAASDEIASQAVRAAEIAAEAVGQAERNGDRMRRLDQAAQRIGEIVGMIEAVAGQTNLLALNATIEAARAGPAGKGFAVVAGEVKALATQTSRATGDIAQQVGDVQTATVEAVAAIDAVIATVRTISEIAGRIAGAVQQQGAATLEISRNIQQVSMGTAAVSQRITTVSGAMAAAGDGAGQVLQAAQDLSRDTQGLDRQVESFLAAVRAGG, from the coding sequence GTGCCCATCGTCAAGAACCTGTCCCTGCGGTTGCGCATCGTGCTGCCGCTGCTGGCCGTTACCGTGCTGGGCGTGGCTGGCCTCATCGGTTATGCGGTCCAGGTGCAGGTCACGGCCAGTGAAGGGGCGGCCCGTCGCCTGATGACGGAGATGGCGGCCAGCCAGTCCCGCCAGATCGTCGGTGTGATTGACGAGGCGCTGGCCGCTGCCCGCACCGATGCCGCCTGGACCGCGTCCCTGATCAAGGGCGGCGACCTGGATCGCGCCGCCTTTGGCCGGGCCCTGAACCAGATACTGCACGCCAACCCCGCCGTCACCGGCGTCTATGCCGGGCTGGAGCCCAACGCCGATGGTGGCGATGCGCGTTACAAGGGCACGGATCTGGGCGACAAGGACGGGCGGCTGATGCTGTACGCCTTCCGCCGTCCCGATGGCACGACGGGCGTGGAAACCACCCCCATGACCGGCGATCCGGCGGAGGAGAACTGGTACCACCGCCCCCTGCGGGACGGGCGGGAGACGGTGACGCCGCCTTATTTCTATGAGGTCGGCCATACCCAGGTGCTGATGACCACGGTGGTGGCGCCCGTCGTCGTCGATGGCAAGGCGCTGGGTGTCGCCACCGCCGACCTCAGCTTGAAGCGCATCCAGGCCGATGTGGGGGCGTTGCGCCCGTGGGGCGACGGCTACGCCCTGCTGTTGTCAGGGGATGGCCAGTGGATCGCCAACCCCGATGCCGCCGTGCTGGGCAAGCCGGCGCAGGCCGGGTGGGCGCGGGGCCTGCTGGCTGCCGTCGCCGATGGCGGGCCGCATGAGGGGGCCTTCGTCGATCCCGTGACGAAGGCGGAAATGACGGTGGTGATGGTGCCGGTGCATTTCGGCCGGGCGGGCGAGGTCTGGGGCTTCGCCGTGGCCGCCCCGCGCGCCACCATCCTGGTGGAGGTGTGGGCCACCCGCGACCGGTTGATGGTGGTGGGCGGCCTGGTTTTGGCTGTGGTCTGCGGCCTGGCGACCCTGATCGGCACCAATCTGTCGCGGCCCTTGCAGGTGATGACGGCGGTCATGGGCCGGCTGGCCGGCGGCGACACCGGGGTGGCGGTGCCGTCCCGCGACCGGGGGGATGAGATCGGCGCCATGTCGCGCGCCGTCCAGGTGTTCAAGGAACAGTCCATCCACATGGCGGAGATGCGGGAGCGGCAGCAGGCGCTGGAAGCCCGCGCCGCGGCGGAACGGCGCCAGGCCACCCTGGACGTGGCCGGCAATTTCGAAAGTGAGGTCGCGGGCCTGGTGCGTGCCTTGGGATCGGCGGTGCGGACCATGACCGGCGTGGCCGACGGCCTGAACCGCACGGCGGCGGCCGTGGTGCGCGAGGCCGACGAGATGCAGGGGGAGGCGCAGCAGGCCTCCGCCAACGTGCAGACCATCGCCGCCGCCACGGAGGAACTGTCCGCCGCCAGCGATGAGATCGCGTCCCAGGCCGTCCGCGCGGCGGAGATCGCGGCCGAGGCGGTGGGCCAGGCGGAACGCAACGGCGACCGCATGCGCCGGCTGGACCAGGCGGCCCAGCGCATTGGCGAGATCGTGGGCATGATCGAGGCGGTGGCCGGCCAGACCAACCTGCTGGCGCTGAACGCCACCATCGAGGCGGCGCGGGCGGGTCCGGCCGGCAAGGGCTTCGCCGTGGTGGCGGGCGAGGTCAAGGCGCTGGCGACCCAGACATCCCGGGCCACCGGCGACATCGCCCAGCAGGTGGGGGACGTGCAGACGGCGACGGTGGAGGCGGTGGCCGCCATCGATGCCGTCATCGCCACCGTCCGCACCATCAGTGAGATCGCCGGCCGCATCGCCGGCGCGGTGCAGCAGCAGGGGGCGGCCACGCTGGAGATCAGCCGCAACATCCAGCAGGTGTCCATGGGAACGGCGGCCGTCAGCCAGCGCATCACTACCGTCAGCGGCGCCATGGCGGCGGCGGGCGACGGCGCTGGCCAGGTGTTGCAGGCGGCCCAGGACCTGTCGCGGGACACCCAGGGCCTGGACCGGCAGGTGGAAAGTTTCCTGGCTGCCGTCCGCGCCGGTGGCTGA
- a CDS encoding aldehyde dehydrogenase family protein — protein MTDALYAAAPADPAAWVARLDLAMTVDGADAPAAGRAPVLDPASETVVATTPVADAAGTEAAIEAAHRAFPAWSRTSWEHRRDRLLAYADALEAAKQDLSILLTAETGKPLRRALSEVTVGIIYVRTIAGQVLPDRDYTKSSGGSARLVHRPLGVAAAIAPWNGPVVLGLAKVANALLAGDTLVMKPSPFTPLTALLMGRIGRNVFPAGVFNVVAGDGDVGQVLTSHPLVAKVSFTGSTITGRKIAVAAAPTLKRLTLELGGNDAAIVLPDADLDRTAAMVFGTAFAGAGQFCAAVKRLLVHRDVHDALRDRLVALAEGTSVGPGWDPAHHMGPVQNRAQYQRILDLTAEARAAGGRILSGGPIDGPGFFLRPAIIEGVGPGIRLVDEEQFGPALPLIAFDTTEEALALANQGDYGLGGSAWTRDIAAGVALAEQMDVGSAWINQHGAFSAELPMPFARQSGLGMDYAEWGVAEHSRAMLINVA, from the coding sequence ATGACGGACGCCCTCTACGCCGCAGCACCTGCGGATCCCGCCGCCTGGGTGGCGCGCCTGGATCTGGCCATGACCGTGGACGGGGCGGACGCGCCGGCCGCCGGCCGGGCGCCCGTCCTGGATCCGGCCAGCGAAACCGTGGTGGCGACCACGCCGGTGGCCGACGCCGCCGGCACGGAAGCCGCCATCGAGGCGGCCCATCGCGCCTTCCCCGCCTGGTCACGCACCAGCTGGGAACACCGGCGCGACCGCCTGCTGGCCTATGCCGACGCGCTGGAGGCCGCCAAGCAGGACCTGTCCATCCTGCTGACGGCGGAGACGGGCAAACCCCTGCGCCGCGCCCTGTCGGAGGTGACGGTCGGCATCATCTACGTCCGCACCATCGCGGGGCAGGTGCTGCCCGACCGGGACTACACCAAGTCCAGCGGCGGTAGCGCCCGCCTGGTGCACCGCCCGCTGGGCGTGGCCGCCGCCATCGCGCCGTGGAACGGGCCGGTGGTGCTGGGCCTGGCCAAGGTGGCCAACGCCCTGCTGGCCGGCGATACCCTGGTGATGAAGCCGTCGCCCTTCACACCGCTGACCGCCCTGCTGATGGGCCGCATCGGCCGCAATGTCTTCCCCGCCGGCGTCTTCAACGTGGTGGCGGGCGACGGTGACGTGGGCCAGGTGCTGACCAGCCATCCGCTGGTGGCCAAGGTGTCCTTCACCGGGTCCACCATCACCGGCCGCAAGATCGCCGTGGCCGCCGCCCCGACCCTGAAGCGCCTGACCCTGGAACTGGGCGGCAACGATGCCGCCATCGTCCTGCCCGACGCCGATTTGGACCGCACCGCCGCCATGGTGTTCGGCACCGCCTTCGCCGGGGCCGGCCAGTTCTGCGCGGCGGTGAAACGCCTGCTGGTCCACCGCGACGTGCACGACGCCCTGCGCGACCGGCTGGTGGCCCTGGCCGAGGGGACCAGCGTCGGCCCCGGCTGGGACCCGGCCCACCACATGGGCCCGGTGCAAAACCGGGCGCAGTACCAGCGCATCCTCGACCTGACGGCCGAGGCGCGGGCGGCCGGCGGCCGGATCTTGAGCGGCGGCCCCATCGACGGCCCCGGCTTTTTCCTGCGGCCGGCGATCATCGAGGGCGTGGGCCCCGGTATCCGCCTGGTCGATGAGGAACAGTTCGGCCCCGCCCTGCCGCTGATCGCCTTTGACACAACGGAAGAGGCGCTGGCCCTGGCCAACCAAGGCGACTATGGCCTGGGCGGATCGGCCTGGACCCGCGACATCGCGGCCGGCGTCGCCCTGGCGGAGCAAATGGACGTGGGCAGCGCCTGGATCAACCAACACGGCGCCTTCTCCGCCGAATTGCCCATGCCCTTCGCCCGCCAGTCCGGCCTGGGCATGGACTACGCGGAATGGGGCGTGGCCGAGCACAGCCGCGCCATGCTGATCAACGTGGCTTGA
- a CDS encoding S9 family peptidase, which yields MARAYVRPGFNHIFVVPSDGGAPRQLTNGQYDDGGALSWMPDGHHILFNSNHGKDWERDPENFDVFSVDTTSGALTQLTTRHGPDGEPVASPDGKLIAYVGFDDKLMGYQNDVLSVMNADGSGVRALTANFDRDLGSPRWAADGRSIYATYTDRGVTKVARVTLDGKVTTVAEGLAGSELDRPYSGGGYSVSKDGVVAFPWGDTTRPPDVGISKGPGEQKRLTDLNASLFAGKVLGTVAPLPVKSSAGGLAIDAWMVTPPDFNPARKYPLILEIHGGPFASYGPVWSTQDQLYAAAGYIVVYANPRGSTSYGEDFADQIHHNYPSQDYDDLMSVVDAAIAKGSVDADNLFVTGGSGGGVLTAWTVGKTDRFKAAVTQKPVINWTSEVLTVDGFSFMAKYWFGKMPWEDQEQYWRRSPLSLVGNVKTPTAVMVGEEDHRTPPSEAEQYYAALQLRSIPTALIRVPGASHGGLAERPSQLVGETNAILAWFKKYRTDVEAK from the coding sequence ATGGCGAGGGCGTATGTGCGCCCCGGCTTCAACCACATCTTCGTGGTGCCGTCCGACGGCGGCGCGCCGCGCCAGCTGACCAACGGCCAGTATGACGACGGCGGCGCCCTGTCGTGGATGCCGGACGGCCACCACATCCTGTTCAACAGCAACCATGGCAAGGATTGGGAACGCGATCCGGAGAATTTCGACGTCTTCTCCGTCGACACCACCAGCGGCGCCCTGACCCAGCTGACCACCCGCCACGGCCCGGATGGGGAACCGGTGGCCTCGCCCGACGGCAAGCTGATCGCCTATGTCGGTTTCGACGACAAGCTGATGGGCTACCAGAACGACGTGCTGTCGGTGATGAACGCCGACGGCAGCGGCGTGCGGGCCCTGACCGCCAACTTCGATCGCGACCTCGGCAGCCCGCGCTGGGCGGCGGATGGCCGTTCCATCTATGCCACGTACACCGACCGGGGCGTCACCAAGGTGGCCCGGGTCACCCTGGACGGCAAGGTCACCACCGTGGCGGAAGGTTTGGCGGGCAGTGAGCTGGACCGGCCCTATTCCGGCGGCGGCTACAGCGTGTCCAAGGATGGCGTGGTCGCCTTCCCCTGGGGTGACACCACCCGCCCGCCGGACGTCGGCATTTCCAAGGGTCCGGGGGAGCAGAAGCGCCTGACCGACCTGAACGCCAGCCTGTTCGCCGGCAAGGTGCTGGGCACTGTGGCGCCGCTGCCGGTGAAGTCCTCGGCCGGCGGCCTGGCCATCGACGCCTGGATGGTGACGCCGCCGGACTTCAACCCGGCCAGGAAGTACCCGTTGATCCTGGAAATCCACGGCGGGCCCTTCGCCAGCTACGGCCCGGTCTGGTCGACGCAGGACCAGCTGTACGCCGCCGCCGGCTACATCGTCGTCTATGCCAACCCGCGCGGGTCAACCTCGTATGGCGAGGATTTCGCCGACCAGATCCACCACAACTATCCCTCCCAGGATTATGATGACCTGATGAGCGTGGTGGACGCCGCCATCGCCAAGGGATCGGTGGACGCCGATAATCTGTTCGTCACCGGCGGGTCCGGCGGCGGCGTGCTGACCGCCTGGACCGTGGGCAAGACCGACCGCTTCAAGGCGGCGGTGACGCAGAAGCCGGTGATCAACTGGACCAGCGAGGTCCTGACCGTCGACGGCTTCAGCTTCATGGCCAAGTACTGGTTCGGCAAGATGCCGTGGGAGGACCAGGAGCAGTACTGGCGCCGCTCGCCTCTCAGCCTGGTGGGCAACGTCAAGACGCCCACGGCGGTGATGGTGGGCGAGGAAGATCACCGCACGCCGCCCAGCGAGGCGGAGCAGTACTACGCCGCCCTGCAATTGCGCAGTATCCCCACGGCCCTGATCCGCGTGCCGGGCGCCAGCCACGGCGGCCTGGCCGAACGCCCGTCGCAACTGGTGGGCGAGACCAACGCCATCCTGGCCTGGTTCAAGAAGTACCGGACGGATGTCGAGGCGAAATAG
- a CDS encoding LysR family transcriptional regulator: protein MLVRHLSYFVALARECHFARAAEACNIAQPTLSAAIQKLEEDLDVRLVVRSHRFVGLTPEGEKLLAWGRQILTDYNSLRDDLAGLRRGLTGTLRLGVIPAAMPTVSFLTARFSKAHPAAMVEIRSMTSHAIQRGLDAFEIDGGMTYLENEVLENVRRVPLYRERYVLVVRRDHPAANRETITWAEATTERLCLLSEDMQNRRIIDGVAASIGVAIKPGIVSNSFLGVCSHLRHGEWASIVPHTFFYVFGGAPDLVAIDLVDPVHSQSIGLVLSNRVPAPPMAAALLDMARKTDLEKDLAAARTGI, encoded by the coding sequence ATGCTGGTGCGTCACCTGTCCTATTTCGTGGCCCTGGCCCGGGAATGCCATTTCGCCCGCGCGGCGGAGGCCTGCAACATCGCCCAGCCCACCCTGTCCGCCGCCATCCAGAAGCTGGAGGAGGATCTGGACGTGCGCCTGGTGGTGCGCAGCCACCGCTTCGTCGGCCTAACGCCGGAGGGGGAAAAGCTGCTGGCCTGGGGCCGGCAGATCCTGACCGACTACAACAGCCTGCGCGATGATCTGGCGGGATTGCGCCGGGGCCTGACCGGCACCTTGCGCCTGGGCGTCATCCCTGCCGCCATGCCCACCGTGTCCTTCCTGACCGCGCGCTTTTCCAAGGCCCACCCGGCGGCCATGGTGGAAATCCGTTCCATGACCTCGCACGCCATCCAGCGCGGGTTGGACGCCTTCGAGATCGATGGCGGCATGACCTATCTGGAAAACGAGGTGCTGGAGAACGTACGGCGCGTGCCGCTGTACCGGGAACGCTATGTCCTGGTCGTGCGGCGCGACCACCCGGCCGCCAACCGCGAGACCATCACCTGGGCGGAGGCCACGACCGAGCGGCTATGCCTGCTGAGCGAGGATATGCAGAACCGCCGCATCATCGATGGGGTGGCGGCCAGCATCGGGGTCGCGATCAAGCCCGGCATCGTCAGCAATTCCTTCCTGGGCGTCTGTTCCCATTTGCGCCATGGGGAATGGGCCAGCATCGTGCCCCACACCTTCTTCTATGTTTTTGGCGGCGCGCCCGACCTGGTGGCCATCGACCTGGTGGACCCTGTGCACAGCCAGTCCATCGGCCTGGTCCTGTCCAACCGCGTGCCGGCACCGCCCATGGCAGCGGCCCTGCTGGACATGGCACGCAAGACCGACCTGGAAAAAGACCTGGCCGCTGCCCGCACGGGCATTTGA
- a CDS encoding M24 family metallopeptidase codes for MTVPPVSASIPAGRRLAALIAAEEKAMALLDVIEARGLIAPGRTERAVEQDIYALAETEFGVAKHWHKRIVRAGANTTCVFSDNPLVLTIGADDTVFVDLGPVFEEWEADVGRTYALGDDPEKHRLVHDLERMFDVLARHFHDHPDITGAELYTHAQKLADAAGWVFGGAIAGHLVGEFPHARLPGDKEHYRVSPANPTRMRDLDALGQEKHWILEVHLVNHARTFGGFYERLLLPSVV; via the coding sequence GTGACCGTTCCGCCTGTTTCCGCCAGCATCCCCGCTGGCCGGCGCCTGGCCGCCCTGATCGCGGCGGAGGAAAAGGCCATGGCCCTGCTGGACGTCATCGAGGCGCGCGGCCTGATCGCGCCTGGCCGCACCGAGCGCGCGGTGGAACAGGACATCTATGCCCTGGCGGAAACGGAATTCGGCGTGGCCAAACATTGGCACAAGCGCATCGTGCGTGCCGGCGCCAACACCACCTGCGTCTTTTCCGACAATCCGCTGGTGCTGACCATCGGCGCCGACGACACCGTGTTTGTCGACCTGGGCCCGGTGTTTGAGGAGTGGGAGGCCGACGTGGGCCGCACCTACGCCCTGGGTGATGATCCGGAGAAGCACCGCCTGGTGCATGATCTGGAACGGATGTTCGATGTGCTGGCCCGCCATTTCCATGACCATCCCGACATCACCGGGGCGGAACTGTATACCCACGCCCAGAAACTGGCGGATGCGGCCGGCTGGGTGTTCGGCGGCGCCATCGCCGGCCATCTGGTGGGGGAATTCCCCCACGCCCGCCTGCCCGGCGACAAGGAACATTACCGCGTCAGCCCCGCCAACCCCACCCGCATGCGCGACCTCGACGCCCTGGGCCAGGAAAAGCACTGGATCCTGGAAGTGCACCTGGTGAACCATGCGCGCACCTTCGGTGGTTTCTATGAGCGCCTGCTGTTGCCGTCGGTTGTGTGA
- a CDS encoding winged helix-turn-helix domain-containing protein gives MPTLSLRIRLDPDGRIGPGKIELLEKIAAFGSIAAAGRAMGMSYRRAWELVEELNTLFGSTVVERQIGGKQGGGARLTVLGLALISRFRAIEQAAAEAAKVHLAALQGEVDKAHPQAEEGKPA, from the coding sequence ATGCCGACGCTCAGCCTGCGCATACGCCTGGACCCCGATGGCCGCATCGGGCCGGGCAAGATCGAACTGCTGGAAAAGATCGCCGCCTTCGGCTCCATCGCTGCGGCCGGCCGCGCCATGGGCATGTCCTACCGCCGCGCCTGGGAACTGGTGGAGGAACTGAACACCCTGTTCGGCAGCACGGTGGTGGAACGGCAGATCGGCGGCAAGCAGGGCGGCGGCGCCCGCCTGACCGTGCTGGGCCTGGCCCTGATCTCACGCTTCCGCGCCATCGAACAGGCGGCGGCTGAGGCCGCGAAGGTCCACCTGGCGGCCTTGCAGGGCGAGGTGGACAAGGCGCATCCGCAAGCAGAAGAAGGAAAACCCGCGTGA
- a CDS encoding MFS transporter translates to MANTSSAESALGGREPLSLALTLGWAVGTFSMATIYSASSVLLLGYLVNNVGLAAGTAGLLFGASKLYDAIVDPIIGVVSDRTRSRWGRRRPFILAGTLVSALTFWLLFRLPVNLSPGMLTTVTAVALLANATGYALFVIPYLAMPAEMTTDPTQRTRLMAYRVGATSLGQVMGSFVAPLLIASFGGGLPGHAVMGGVLAFIVLLTGLACFFATAKAKYTDRVEGHSMGVVAQFRTAFQNHHFAILMGVKMTSLLYVAVSTVITPFLFTQILHQSYKVLGYFFLAKSIAMLVTQPLWVKLTARYGRYAAYYIGAVGLAVTTLPWLLCTPETPLTTILGLGVANGLASGGMLLIGQALLPDAIGQDFRRTGLRREGVFAGVYTVVERASFALAASMTGIVLGAMGYVASKGGPVAQPPSAILGIYLCLGGSLVFVALSAFCLHFYPRDAAKPEAVPGNTVKA, encoded by the coding sequence GTGGCAAACACATCTTCCGCTGAGTCGGCATTGGGGGGACGGGAACCGCTGTCCCTGGCGCTCACCCTGGGCTGGGCCGTGGGCACCTTTTCCATGGCCACCATCTATTCCGCCAGCAGCGTTCTGCTGCTGGGCTACCTGGTGAACAATGTCGGCCTGGCCGCCGGCACCGCCGGCCTGCTGTTCGGCGCCTCCAAGCTGTACGACGCCATCGTCGATCCCATCATCGGCGTGGTCAGCGACCGGACGCGCAGCCGCTGGGGCCGCCGCCGGCCCTTCATCCTGGCCGGCACCCTGGTGTCCGCCCTCACCTTCTGGCTGCTGTTCCGCCTGCCGGTCAACCTGTCGCCCGGCATGCTGACGACGGTGACGGCCGTCGCCCTGCTGGCCAACGCCACCGGCTACGCCCTGTTCGTCATCCCCTACCTGGCCATGCCGGCAGAGATGACCACCGACCCCACCCAGCGCACCCGTCTGATGGCCTATCGCGTCGGCGCCACCAGCCTGGGCCAGGTCATGGGGTCCTTCGTGGCCCCCCTGCTGATCGCCAGTTTCGGCGGCGGCCTGCCGGGCCATGCCGTCATGGGCGGCGTCCTGGCCTTCATTGTGCTGCTGACCGGCCTCGCCTGCTTCTTCGCCACCGCCAAGGCCAAGTACACCGATAGGGTGGAGGGCCATAGCATGGGCGTGGTGGCGCAGTTCCGCACCGCCTTCCAGAACCACCACTTCGCCATCCTGATGGGGGTGAAGATGACCAGCCTGCTGTACGTGGCGGTCTCCACGGTCATCACCCCCTTCCTGTTCACCCAGATCCTGCACCAGTCCTACAAGGTGCTGGGCTACTTCTTCCTGGCGAAGTCCATCGCCATGCTGGTGACCCAGCCGCTGTGGGTGAAGCTGACCGCGCGCTACGGCCGCTATGCCGCCTACTACATCGGCGCCGTGGGCTTGGCCGTCACCACCCTGCCCTGGCTGCTGTGCACGCCGGAAACGCCGTTGACCACCATCCTGGGCCTGGGCGTGGCCAACGGCCTGGCGTCCGGCGGCATGCTGCTGATCGGCCAGGCGCTGCTGCCCGACGCCATCGGCCAGGATTTCCGCCGCACCGGCCTGCGCCGCGAGGGCGTGTTCGCCGGCGTCTACACGGTGGTGGAGCGCGCATCCTTCGCCCTGGCCGCCTCCATGACCGGCATCGTGCTGGGCGCCATGGGCTATGTCGCCTCCAAGGGCGGGCCGGTGGCGCAGCCGCCCAGCGCCATCCTGGGCATCTATCTGTGCCTGGGCGGATCGCTGGTATTCGTGGCCCTCAGCGCCTTCTGCCTGCACTTCTACCCCCGGGACGCCGCCAAGCCCGAGGCCGTTCCCGGCAACACGGTCAAGGCCTGA